From one Eucalyptus grandis isolate ANBG69807.140 chromosome 9, ASM1654582v1, whole genome shotgun sequence genomic stretch:
- the LOC104420590 gene encoding uncharacterized protein LOC104420590, with translation MASPANPKSHFHARSVSLPSKPNPFIPQAEDHLRRIRSSEAATTSSISSVSGMISGLMEFYDSIDDLLLLPHTQQALVQEGHDKVLERSLGLLDICSTSKDVVAQTKEAVQVLQSALRRRRGDEMARRNEVGAYMASRRKAKKTIQNCLKVLKIKLTISSADQSCVTMVSMLREAEGVALKTIESLLTLVHGKSSRSFFFKLMHSSQVAAHKIASNSEIEIVDAAVNTLLSHKSGKASNIQTEHIQKALAELESHIQDLEEEMDRLIRRMIKT, from the coding sequence ATGGCTTCACCAGCAAACCCAAAATCCCACTTTCATGCTCGCTCCGTGAGCTTGCCTTCCAAGCCTAACCCGTTCATTCCTCAAGCAGAAGATCACTTGAGGAGGATCAGGAGTTCAGAAGCAGCCACCACCAGTTCGATTTCATCAGTGAGCGGCATGATAAGTGGTCTCATGGAATTTTACGATTCCATCGATGACTTGCTTCTCTTGCCACATACCCAACAGGCCTTGGTTCAAGAGGGACACGACAAGGTGCTCGAGAGATCCCTTGGTCTCCTTGACATTTGCAGCACCAGCAAAGATGTTGTAGCACAGACAAAGGAAGCTGTGCAGGTGCTACAATCGGCGTTGCGCCGGAGGCGGGGCGATGAAATGGCGAGGAGAAATGAGGTCGGGGCATACATGGCCTCTAGGAGGAAAGCAAAGAAGACAATTCAAAACTGCTTGAAAGTTTTGAAGATCAAATTGACCATCTCTTCTGCGGATCAAAGCTGTGTGACAATGGTTTCCATGTTAAGAGAGGCTGAGGGAGTTGCTCTCAAGACGATCGAATCTTTGTTGACATTGGTACACGGAAAGTCGAGCcgctctttcttcttcaagttgATGCATTCCAGCCAAGTGGCGGCCCATAAGATAGCGTCCAACAGTGAAATAGAGATCGTGGACGCTGCAGTCAATACCCTCCTAAGCCACAAGAGTGGAAAAGCAAGTAACATCCAAACAGAACATATACAGAAAGCGTTGGCAGAACTTGAGTCCCACATTCAGGACCTCGAAGAAGAGATGGATCGGCTGATCAGGCGCATGATCAAAACCTGA
- the LOC104420591 gene encoding uncharacterized protein LOC104420591: MTVEDLLLFPDTQNALVQEGRDEVLERSLSPPDLCSAVKEVIAQTKENMQELQSTLRRRRGDDPALRNRIEAYLTSRKKAKKTIQTCLKNLKMKSTFSSADQCGMTTVSMLREAEEVAFGSIESLLTLVHGKSRSCSFFDKLMHSKRVAADERAFNSELEEVDSAVHTLLSHKNGKPIQMEYLQKILGENESSIEDLEIEVKHLTKRLIKTRVSLLNILNH, from the coding sequence ATGACTGTTGAAGACTTGCTTCTCTTTCCAGATACCCAAAATGCCTTGGTTCAAGAGGGCCGCGACGAGGTGCTCGAGAGATCCCTCAGTCCCCCGGACTTGTGCAGTGCCGTAAAAGAAGTCATAGCACAGACGAAGGAAAACATGCAGGAGCTACAATCCACATTGCGTAGGAGACGGGGTGATGACCCGGCACTGAGAAACAGGATCGAGGCATACTTGACCTCaaggaagaaagcaaagaagacaATTCAAACCTGCTTGAAAAATCTGAAGATGAAATCAACCTTTTCTTCTGCGGATCAATGCGGTATGACAACAGTTTCCATGTTAAGAGAAGCGGAGGAAGTCGCTTTCGggtcaattgaatcattgttGACATTGGTACATGGAAAGTCGAGAAGCTGCTCTTTCTTCGACAAGTTGATGCATTCCAAGCGAGTGGCAGCTGATGAGAGAGCATTTAACAGTGAGCTAGAGGAGGTGGATTCGGCCGTTCACACCCTCCTAAGCCACAAGAATGGAAAACCGATCCAAATGGAATACTTGCAGAAAATATTGGGTGAGAACGAGTCCAGCATTGAGGACCTCGAAATAGAAGTCAAGCACCTGACCAAGCGCTTGATCAAAACCCGTGTGTCCCTCCTCAATATCCTCAACCACTAG
- the LOC104420592 gene encoding uncharacterized protein LOC104420592, translated as MASPANPKSHFHARSVSLPSEPNPLIPQAEDYLGRIRSSEAATTSSFSSVSGMISSLADFYASVDDLLLLPHTQQAFIQEGCDEVLERSLSLLDICSTGKDVVALTKETVQELQSTLRRRRGNELALRNEVGSYLASRKKAKKTIQSCLKNLKIKSTVSCANQSGTTMVDMLREAEGVALKTIKSLLTLVHGKSMSCSFFSKWIHSNRVVAAERASNSELEIVDAVVDALLSHKNGKASNIHMEHVQKVMAELESHIQDIEEEMECLIRRLIKTRVSLLNILNH; from the coding sequence ATGGCTTCACCTGCAAACCCAAAATCCCACTTTCATGCTCGCTCCGTGAGCTTGCCTTCCGAGCCTAACCCCCTCATTCCTCAAGCAGAGGATTACTTGGGGAGGATCAGAAGTTCGGAAGCAGCCACCACCAGCTCCTTTTCATCAGTGAGCGGCATGATAAGCAGTCTTGCGGACTTTTATGCCTCTGTTGATGACTTGCTTCTCTTGCCACATACCCAACAGGCCTTCATTCAAGAGGGCTGTGACGAGGTGCTTGAGAGATCCCTCAGTCTCCTGGACATTTGTAGCACTGGCAAAGATGTTGTAGCACTGACAAAGGAAACTGTGCAGGAGCTACAGTCAACGTTGCGCAGGAGACGGGGCAATGAACTAGCATTGAGAAATGAGGTCGGGTCATACTTGGCCTCTaggaagaaagcaaagaagacaATTCAAAGCtgcttgaaaaatttgaagatcaAATCAACAGTCTCTTGTGCAAATCAAAGTGGTACGACAATGGTTGACATGTTAAGAGAAGCGGAGGGAGTTGCTCTCAAGACGATCAAGTCATTGTTGACATTGGTACATGGAAAGTCAATGAGCTGCTCTTTCTTCTCCAAGTGGATACATTCCAACCGAGTGGTGGCTGCTGAGAGAGCGTCCAACAGCGAATTAGAGATCGTTGATGCTGTAGTCGATGCCCTCCTAAGCCATAAGAATGGAAAAGCAAGTAACATTCACATGGAACATGTACAGAAAGTGATGGCAGAACTCGAGTCCCACATTCAGGACATCGAAGAAGAGATGGAGTGCCTGATCAGGCGCTTGATAAAAACCCGAGTTTCCCTCCTCAATATCCTCAACCACTAG
- the LOC104420593 gene encoding uncharacterized protein LOC104420593 yields the protein MASPANPKSHFHARSVSLPSKPNPLIPQAEDHLRRIRSSEPAAICSISSVSSMISGLVDFYDSIDDLLLLPHTQQALVQEGCDKMLERSLGLLDICSTSKDVVAQTKETVQVLQSALCRRRGDGMALRNKVEAYMASRKKAKKTIQNCLKVLKIKSTISSADQSCVTMVSMLREADGVALKTINSLLTLVHGKSSRSFFSKLMYSNRVAAHEIASNSELEIVDTAVDTLLSHKSGKASNIETEHVQKALAELESHIQDLEEEMDHLIRRMIKTRVSLLNILNH from the coding sequence ATGGCTTCACCAGCAAACCCAAAATCCCACTTTCATGCCCGCTCCGTGAGCTTGCCTTCCAAGCCTAACCCGCTCATTCCCCAAGCAGAAGATCACTTGAGGAGGATCAGAAGTTCAGAACCAGCCGCCATTTGTTCGATTTCATCAGTGAGCAGCATGATAAGTGGTCTCGTGGACTTTTACGACTCCATCGATGACTTGCTTCTCTTGCCACATACCCAACAGGCCTTGGTTCAAGAGGGATGCGACAAAATGCTCGAGAGATCCCTCGGTCTCCTTGACATTTGCAGCACCAGCAAAGATGTTGTAGCACAGACAAAGGAAACTGTGCAGGTGCTACAATCGGCGTTGTGCCGGAGGCGGGGCGATGGAATGGCACTGAGAAACAAGGTCGAGGCATACATGGCCTCTaggaagaaagcaaagaagacaATTCAAAACTGCTTGAAAGTTTTGAAGATCAAATCGACCATCTCTTCTGCGGATCAAAGCTGTGTGACTATGGTTTCCATGTTAAGAGAGGCCGATGGAGTTGCTCTCAAGACAATCAATTCTTTGTTGACATTGGTACACGGAAAGTCGAGCCGCTCTTTCTTCTCCAAGTTGATGTATTCCAACCGAGTGGCGGCCCATGAGATAGCGTCCAACAGTGAACTGGAGATCGTGGACACTGCAGTTGATACTCTCCTAAGCCACAAGAGTGGAAAAGCAAGTAATATCGAAACAGAACATGTACAGAAAGCGTTGGCAGAACTTGAGTCCCACATTCAGGACCTCGAAGAAGAGATGGATCACCTGATCAGGCGCATGATCAAAACCCGAGTGTCCCTCCTCAATATCCTCAACCACTAG